The genomic segment ATCACCAACGTGGTCAAGTGCCGCCCGCCGGGCAATCGCGATCCGCTGCCGCAGGAGGTGACCGCGTGCTCCGGCTGGCTGAAAGCCCAGATCGCCGCGATCGGGCCGCGCGTCCTGGTCCTGCTTGGCCGACACGCCCTGCAGCGCTTCATTCCGGGCGCCCGGATCTCGGCCGAGCACGGCCAGATCCGGCGTTTCGGCTCAATCAGCGTCATGCCGATGTACCATCCGGCGGCGGCATTGCACAATCCGGGCCTGCGCGGCGCCTGCCTGGACGACTTCCGACGGCTCAGGCAGTTTCTGGAGAAGCCCCCCGAACCGGCCGAGTCGCCCCCCGAACCTGACACCGCGCCCACGCCAATCCAGCGGTCGCTTTTCTGATTTAACCGCTCGGCCCGTCAAACCGGGCCCCGGCGTGGCGCGCCCAAACACAAGAACTATTCGCATCAAGGAATCAATCATTTGAAATCAAATTCGCACAGCGTGCGCGCCACCTTTCTAGGCGGCCTGGGCGACGTAGGCCGGAATTGCCTGCTGCTCGAGTGCCAGAACGACGCGATCCTGATCGACTGCGGTGTGCTCTTCCCCGACGAACGCGCGCCCGGAGTGGATCTGATCCTGCCCGATCTGGACCTGCTCGATGATTTATCCACCAACCTTCGCGCGGCATTCTTCACCCACGGTCATGAGGACCACATCGGGGCCGCTCCTTATCTGTTGCGGCGTCACGAACTGCCGCTCTACGGGTCTCCATTGACCCTGGCCCTGCTCAACGCGCGGCTTGAGGAAGCCGGTCTGGCCAAAGATGCCGACATGCGGCGGCTGCGGGTCCACGCGACCGTTCGCCAGGGCTGCTTCGAGGTCACTCCGTTCCATGTCTGCCATTCAATTCCGGACGCGCTCGGATTTGCCATCCGGACACCGGCCGGGATGCTGATTCACACCGGCGACTACATGCTGGACAACCGGCCGCTGGACGGAAACCTGACCGACCTGCAGATGCTCGGTGAACTTGGCAGCGAAGGGGTGCTGGCCCTGTTTGCCGATTCGACCAACGCCGACGTGCCCGGGCACACGCCCTCGCAGAAGTCAATCTACGACGGTCTGGCGAAGGTCTTCGCGCAGGCCGAATACGGGCGCGTGATCGTGGCCAGCTTTGCATCCAATCTGGCCCGTGTGCAGCAGATCGCCGACCTGGCCCACCAATACGGGCGGCGGGTGTGCCTGCTGGGTCGTTCACTGGAGCGCAACCTGCCCCTGGCGGCCGACCTGGCACTGCTCGATATCGACCCCACCGACCTGCTGCCGACCAGGCTTATCGATCAGGTCCCGCACGAGGAGTTGGCGATCGTCTGCACCGGCAGCCAGGCCGAACCGGGTTCGGCCCTGGCCCGCCTGGCCGAAGGCCGGCACCCGCTCCTGGAAATCGACCAGGGCGATACGGTGATTATTTCGGCCTCGACCGTACCCGGCAACGAGCGGCCCGTGCAGCGCATGGTCGGCGAACTGTTCCGCCGCGGCGCGAACGTGATTTTTGGGCAGCTCGGCGACGTGCACGTCAGCGGTCACGCGGCCCGCGAGGACACCCGCACCCTCCTGTCGGTGGTCCGTCCGCAATTCTTCGTCCCGGTGCACGGCAGCCATCACCACCTCGCGCTGCAGGGCCAGGTCGCGATCGAGGCCGGTCTTCCGGAGGATGCCGTCATGGTGGTGGGCGACGGGGCGGCGCTGGAGATCGGCCCGGATCGCATCGCCCAGGTCGGCCAGCGCCAGGCCCGGTACATTCACGTGAATCGCGGCGCCCCACGGGCGTTCATCAGCGAGCGGATTCTGAGCCAACGCCGCCAGCTTGCCCGAGCCGGCATAGTCGTCGTCACCGCCCGAGTGGATCTGCGCCGGGAACGGCTGGCGGGGAAACCGCAGGTGCGCGGCGTGGGCCTGTTTGACGAAGCCGACGACGTCCTCGCGGACATCGCTGACGAACTCGGCCAGCGGCTGGCGAGCGATCCCGAGCCCCTGGCCGATCTGGAAGAAGCCGAATCAAGAGTTAAAATGCTCGTCGGGAGGCAGCTGAAAGCCGAAACTGGCTTGCGGCCACGGATCGTTGCGATCGTGACCGCAGGCTGACGGCGTATGACCCGCCCAACCGGAGAACGAAGCTTTGGCCAGAGCCAAGCTGGCTGCCCGCCGCCGCCATCCCGACCGCACCGGTGCTTGGTTCGCGATTGCCTCCGCCGCATCGACGGTGCTGATAATCGCCGCCCTGGCACTCCCGATCCTGCCCGACCACCCGCTGGCCCGATTCCCGGCTGACGTATTCGTCCTGACTCTGGGTCGGGCCTCGGTCCCGGCCATGCTCCTGCTTTTGCTCCTTAGCGCGGCAGGAACCGCGGCCGTGATTCTGCAGCGCCACCTCGTCGGGGCGCTGCAGGTCTCGCTGGCGCTGGGCCTGATAGTCGCCCTTGCCACTTTTGAAGCGGTAGCCGACCTCTCTTCCGGCGGCAGCGGCGCCGGTGGCCTGGTCGGGAACTGGTTTGGCGGCCGTCTGACGGCTCTTTTGCCGGACGTGATCGCCGGGCCGTTGACCGGCTTGGCCGCGTTGGCGCTGGCCGGCGGGGCACTGCTGGCTTCCACCTGGGCCCGCGGCCAGCTGGGCCGCCTGGGTGCGCTGACTATCGACGCCGGGCGCTCCGCCGGACAGCGGAGCACATCGCTCGCCGACTGGCTCAACGCCAGATTCGGGGTCAAGCTCGATGACGGGGACTTCGATCCGGGCGAGGCCGAACCGATCGATGCTGCGCCACCGGCGGCACCGGCCGAGACCGAGGACGCGCCCGAGCTTGTAATCAAGCAACCGGCGTTCGAGAAGCAGGCAGTCGTGGCGGCGGACACCGATTCGGTCGATGAGCAGGCCGGCTGGGTCTGTCCGGGACCGGAGCAACTCGAGGCCCCGATGCGGCGCGAGCGGGTCTCGCACGGCGAGATCACCGAAAACGCATCGATCATTGAAAAGACGCTTGCCAACTTCAAGGTCGACGTGCGGGTCGTCGAGGCTATCCCGGGCCCGGTCGTCACCCAGTACTGCATCGCGCCCGCTGCGGGCGTGCGCGTGACCCACATAACCCGTCATGCCGACGACCTGGCGCTGGCGCTTTCGGCCCGCAGCGTGCGGATCGAATCCCCGATCCCGGGACGTCCGTTCGTGGGGCTTGAGATCCCCAACCGCGACCCCAGCGTGGTCACGATCCGCGAACTTCTTGAATCACCCCAATTCAGCGACAACCCCGAACCGCTCAAGATCGCGCTGGGCAAGGACGTTGCCGACCACGCCCAGGTGCGCTCATTGGCCCGCATGCCGCACCTCCTGATCGCCGGTTCGACCGGTTCGGGGAAATCGGTTTTCCTCAATTCGCTGCTGGTTTCGCTGCTCTCCCAGTACACCCCGGACGACCTGCGCATGGTCCTGATTGACCCCAAGATGGTTGAATTGGTTCCGTACAACCACGTCCCGCACCTTCTGATGCCGGTGGTCTCAACCCCGGCCGAAGCGGTCCCGGTGCTGGCCTGGGTGCAGCAGGAAATGACCCGTCGCTATCGGCTGCTGCGCGATTCCGGGCGCCGCAACATCGCCGCCTACAACTCCGATCCGGACCGCCCCGAATCCGAGCGTGTCCCCTACCTGGTCGTGGTCGTCGATGAGATGGCCGACCTGATGATGACCGCTCCGGCTGAAATCGAGCATTCGATCTGTCGACTGGCGCAACTGGCGCGCGCGGTCGGGATTCACCTGGTGATCGCCACGCAGCGCCCGTCGGTTGACGTGATTACCGGTCTGATCAAGGCCAATTTCCCCTCGCGGGTGGCGTTTGCCGTCTCAAGTCAGGTCGATTCGCGCACCATCCTGGACCAGTCGGGCGCGGAGAAGCTGATGGGCCGCGGTGACATGCTGTTCAATTCGGTCGAACACGGCAAGAGCGTGCGCGTGCAGGGGGCGTTCTCATCCGATGACGACATAACCCAGATCATCAATTTCTGGGCCAACCAGGGCAGCAGCGAGCACGTTTCCCAGGAAGAGATTTCACAGGCGCCGCTGGTCGGGACGCCGGTCGACGACGCCAGCCTCTACCACGAGGCGGTCAACGTGGTCACGCAGTTCAATTACGCTTCGCCGGCCCTGCTGCAACGCGAGCTCAAACTGGGCGCCGGCAAGGCCGCCGACCTGATCGACAAGCTCGCTGCGAACGGGATAATCGGGCCACGCGAAGGTGACAGCGCCTCGCGACCGGTTCTGGCGGACCGCGATTCGGCCGCGGTCGCCGCCAAGCCCGCAGATCAGCCCGCTAATGCTTGACCCCCAGGACCTGCGCCGGGATTTCCCGGCGCTGTCCGAGATGACTTTCCTAAATAACGGCGCGGTCGGAATAACCCCGGCCCCGGTGGTGGAGAAGATGCTGGCGGCGTTGCGCTTTTCGGAGCAATCCGGCCAGGCCGCTTACGCCCACTTCGCCGACGAACGGGACCGCGCCCGGGCGGCGGTTGCCCGATTGATCGGCGCCGAACCCTCCGAGGTGGCGTTCGGCAACAACGCCACCGAGGCGATCAACTGGGTCTTGGCGTCATTCCAGTTCCAATCCGGCGATGAGATTCTGATCTCCGACTACGAGCACCCGGCGCTGATCTATCCGTCCAGCTGGCAGCGCCAGCAGGGCAAGGCGCGGGTGACGCACTTTTCGGTCGACGCCGACCCGGCCCTTACCCTGGCGGCGGTCGAGGCCGCAATCGGACCCAGGACCCGGATGGTGGCGATCTCGCACGTCGAACGTCACAACGGTGTCCGCCTTCCGGTCGCCGAGATCTGCAAGCTGGCCGCCCGGCGTGGAGTCCTCACTCTGGTGGACGGGGCCCAATCGCTGGGGATGTTCCCGGTGGACGTGCAGCAGCTGGGATCCGATTTCTACATCGGCAACCTGCACAAATGGCTCTGCGGGCCCAACGGGACCGGGGTGCTGCAGGTTCGCTCCGACCGGTTGGGGCTGCTGCGCCAACAGCATGTCGGACCCTCCGGCCGCTGGGGCGAGACCACTTGGGACCTGGCCGGCGGCGTCAACCTTCCCGATGCCGCCTACCGTTTTGAATACGGAACCTCGACCCCGGCCCGCTACACGGGTACGGCCGAGGCCGTCGCCTACCTCGAGAATCTCGGTTGGGAAGCGATCGAGGCCCGCCTGCGCGGGCTCAAACAGGTGGCCCAGCAGGCAATTGCGGAACGCGGCTGGCGCCTGCTCTCCCCGCCCGATTGGGAAGATTCTTCGGCGCTGGTGGCGTTTGCGCCCCCCGATGGTCGGGGCGGGCGGCAAATCTGTGAGGAATTGGCCGAAAGCAAGATTTATCTGTCGCCGACGCAGGACGATGGGGTCCGGCTCTCGCCGCACATATACAACACCGCCGAAGAGATCGAAATCGCCCTGGATGCGGTGGCCGCCGCGAACGGGTAGCGGGCGTAGGCAATGCGCACCGGCAAATCGGTTTCGGCCACGATCACCGAACTGGCGCTGGCGCTCATCATCATCGCCGTCCTCCTGGTCGCCCTGTGGTTCCTGCTGCTGCGCGACCGCGATCCCGGACCGCCAAACCAGACCCTGCAGGAGAGTGTCGGTCTTGTCGCGGCCAGCGAGGACACCGCCGAGAAAGCGGTGCGTGACCTACAGCTGAGCGAAACCCTGACCCCGGCGCCGACCCAGCCGCCGCCGGTCGCCAGCCCGCCCCCGCTGGAGCGCTATCACACGGTGGCTTCCGGCGACACCCTAATCAGCATCGCCGCGGCCTATGAAGTGCCCTGGGAAGAATTGGCCGAGCTGAACGGGATCGACGATCCGCGGTCACTGCAGATCGGCCAAGAACTGCAGATACCCAGCTAGGTCCTGCACCCGCCGATGCGGGAGTCCGGGCCTAAGATTCGTGACCGCCGGCAATGAACGCCTCGAAATTGCAGATGAGCGCGTTCCTGGCCTCGGCCATCGGGATGTGGGGCAGCCTTTACCTTTACGTCCCCGCGTTCGCGGTATTTGCCGAAGAGCAGGGTGCCTCGCTGGCGATGGTGGGCTTGATCTGGTCGGCCTACGGCGTCGTACAGGGGATCCTGCGGGTTCCGACCGGGTACTTTTCGGACCGCTTCGGCAGGCGCCTGCCATTCCTCGTCATCGGTGTCGGCATGACCGCGCTGGGTTCGCTGCTGATGGCCCTGTCGCCCCATCCGGCGGTGCTGATGCTGGGGCGCGGGCTGCACGGCTTCGGCGCGGCCGCGTTCGTGGTCCAATCGGTCTATTTCGCCAGCTTTTTCCCGCCCGAAAAAGTCACCCGCGCGCTCCTGGGGATCAGCTCCCTAATCGCGCTGACCCAGTTGGCGGTTTCCCTCTTGGGC from the Chloroflexota bacterium genome contains:
- a CDS encoding uracil-DNA glycosylase — encoded protein: MAESGPAATVEGLAAAIAECTSCELAKTRRNAVPGEGSRAADIMFIGEGPGQREDESGRPFVGPAGKFLTEMLADIGLQRGDVFITNVVKCRPPGNRDPLPQEVTACSGWLKAQIAAIGPRVLVLLGRHALQRFIPGARISAEHGQIRRFGSISVMPMYHPAAALHNPGLRGACLDDFRRLRQFLEKPPEPAESPPEPDTAPTPIQRSLF
- a CDS encoding ribonuclease J; protein product: MNHLKSNSHSVRATFLGGLGDVGRNCLLLECQNDAILIDCGVLFPDERAPGVDLILPDLDLLDDLSTNLRAAFFTHGHEDHIGAAPYLLRRHELPLYGSPLTLALLNARLEEAGLAKDADMRRLRVHATVRQGCFEVTPFHVCHSIPDALGFAIRTPAGMLIHTGDYMLDNRPLDGNLTDLQMLGELGSEGVLALFADSTNADVPGHTPSQKSIYDGLAKVFAQAEYGRVIVASFASNLARVQQIADLAHQYGRRVCLLGRSLERNLPLAADLALLDIDPTDLLPTRLIDQVPHEELAIVCTGSQAEPGSALARLAEGRHPLLEIDQGDTVIISASTVPGNERPVQRMVGELFRRGANVIFGQLGDVHVSGHAAREDTRTLLSVVRPQFFVPVHGSHHHLALQGQVAIEAGLPEDAVMVVGDGAALEIGPDRIAQVGQRQARYIHVNRGAPRAFISERILSQRRQLARAGIVVVTARVDLRRERLAGKPQVRGVGLFDEADDVLADIADELGQRLASDPEPLADLEEAESRVKMLVGRQLKAETGLRPRIVAIVTAG
- a CDS encoding DNA translocase FtsK, whose translation is MARAKLAARRRHPDRTGAWFAIASAASTVLIIAALALPILPDHPLARFPADVFVLTLGRASVPAMLLLLLLSAAGTAAVILQRHLVGALQVSLALGLIVALATFEAVADLSSGGSGAGGLVGNWFGGRLTALLPDVIAGPLTGLAALALAGGALLASTWARGQLGRLGALTIDAGRSAGQRSTSLADWLNARFGVKLDDGDFDPGEAEPIDAAPPAAPAETEDAPELVIKQPAFEKQAVVAADTDSVDEQAGWVCPGPEQLEAPMRRERVSHGEITENASIIEKTLANFKVDVRVVEAIPGPVVTQYCIAPAAGVRVTHITRHADDLALALSARSVRIESPIPGRPFVGLEIPNRDPSVVTIRELLESPQFSDNPEPLKIALGKDVADHAQVRSLARMPHLLIAGSTGSGKSVFLNSLLVSLLSQYTPDDLRMVLIDPKMVELVPYNHVPHLLMPVVSTPAEAVPVLAWVQQEMTRRYRLLRDSGRRNIAAYNSDPDRPESERVPYLVVVVDEMADLMMTAPAEIEHSICRLAQLARAVGIHLVIATQRPSVDVITGLIKANFPSRVAFAVSSQVDSRTILDQSGAEKLMGRGDMLFNSVEHGKSVRVQGAFSSDDDITQIINFWANQGSSEHVSQEEISQAPLVGTPVDDASLYHEAVNVVTQFNYASPALLQRELKLGAGKAADLIDKLAANGIIGPREGDSASRPVLADRDSAAVAAKPADQPANA
- a CDS encoding aminotransferase class V-fold PLP-dependent enzyme: MLDPQDLRRDFPALSEMTFLNNGAVGITPAPVVEKMLAALRFSEQSGQAAYAHFADERDRARAAVARLIGAEPSEVAFGNNATEAINWVLASFQFQSGDEILISDYEHPALIYPSSWQRQQGKARVTHFSVDADPALTLAAVEAAIGPRTRMVAISHVERHNGVRLPVAEICKLAARRGVLTLVDGAQSLGMFPVDVQQLGSDFYIGNLHKWLCGPNGTGVLQVRSDRLGLLRQQHVGPSGRWGETTWDLAGGVNLPDAAYRFEYGTSTPARYTGTAEAVAYLENLGWEAIEARLRGLKQVAQQAIAERGWRLLSPPDWEDSSALVAFAPPDGRGGRQICEELAESKIYLSPTQDDGVRLSPHIYNTAEEIEIALDAVAAANG
- a CDS encoding LysM peptidoglycan-binding domain-containing protein, giving the protein MRTGKSVSATITELALALIIIAVLLVALWFLLLRDRDPGPPNQTLQESVGLVAASEDTAEKAVRDLQLSETLTPAPTQPPPVASPPPLERYHTVASGDTLISIAAAYEVPWEELAELNGIDDPRSLQIGQELQIPS